Proteins encoded within one genomic window of Ostrinia nubilalis chromosome 5, ilOstNubi1.1, whole genome shotgun sequence:
- the LOC135071972 gene encoding odorant receptor 82a-like gives MEFIKRNYREFISRMQDYSYDSLLSIVNFVPSLVGFSILGNKISAPFWILHLSLLFYIYGVGCTVYQVKYAGDARDFIKCYVNVSLLILIANNSHWFLLKRPLLKSILQEISQSDALATANEAFRGKHKRAVQRIKRILFMFYGFNLTNAMFVYLPNRMDVKNSYSMTPCYGMEPLTASPNKEICSALLLIQEISIMMVVLNYQALLVVLIAYTALLYRLLSEEIMTLNNYDRQTYFNNPIAKTMLHELIQRHVILLSIIDKLKSLYSGSIGINFGSNAVCMSLFFYLPLQEWLQFMPVVVYCFLVFFLYCFLCQRLTNAAEYFEQCVYSCGWENFDVKEKKAIYFMLRQAQRPVEILAADIIPVNISTFATTLQAMFKFVTVVKV, from the exons ATGGAGTTCATAAAAAGGAATTATCGCGAATTTATAAGTCGCATGCAAGATTATAGTTACGATAGTCTTTTGTCGATAGTAAATTTTGTGCCTAGTTTGGTTGGCTTTTCGATTCTTGGAAACAAAATTTCTG CTCCATTCTGGATCTTGCACTTGTCTCTCCTGTTCTACATCTACGGCGTGGGCTGCACGGTGTACCAGGTGAAGTACGCAGGggatgcccgcgacttcatcaAGTGTTACGTCAACGTGTCACTCTTAATACTGATCGCCAACAACAGCCACTGGTTCTTGCTGAAACG CCCATTGCTGAAGTCGATCTTGCAAGAGATCAGCCAGAGCGACGCGCTGGCCACCGCCAACGAAGCATTCCGCGGGAAGCACAAGCGCGCGGTGCAGCGGATCAAGAGGATCCTGTTCATGTTCTACGGCTTCAATTTAACGAACGCCATGTTTGTGTACCTGCCCAACCGTATGGACGTGAAGAACAGCTATTCCATGACCCCTTGCTATG GAATGGAGCCTTTGACTGCATCACCCAATAAAGAGATTTGCTCTGCTCTCCTTTTGATTCAAGAAATTTCAATCATGATGGTAGTTCTAAACTACCAAGCCCTCCTCGTGGTTCTGATAGCGTACACTGCTCTGTTATACCGTCTTCTTTCCGAAGAAATAATGACTCTCAACAACTATGATCGGCAGACTTACTTCAATAACCCCATTGCAAAAACAATGCTGCATGAATTGATACAGAGACATGTGATACTTCTTAGCATCATTGACAAGTTGAAATCTTTATACAGTGGATCCATCGGCATCAATTTTGGGTCGAATGCCGTTTGCATGTCTTTATTCTTTTACCTGCCTCTTCAAGAATGGCTTCAATTTATGCCGGTGGTTGTCTATTGTTTCTTGGTGTTCTTTCTGTACTGTTTCTTGTGCCAGAGACTGACAAATGCAGCGGAATACTTTGAGCAGTGCGTTTATTCGTGCGGTTGGGAGAATTTCGACGTGAAAGAGAAGAAAGCTATTTATTTCATGTTGAGACAGGCCCAGAGACCAGTGGAAATTCTGGCTGCTGATATCATACCAGTGAACATATCAACTTTCGCCACCACCTTGCAGGCGATGTTTAAGTTTGTCACTGTAGTTAAAGTTTAA